In Poecilia reticulata strain Guanapo linkage group LG1, Guppy_female_1.0+MT, whole genome shotgun sequence, one genomic interval encodes:
- the casp3a gene encoding caspase-3a isoform X2, with product MSARRPGPEGDTTDARQDNGKQPAGSLSAPSPTDVDAKPHAHSFRYSLRYPSIGQCIIINNKNFDRRTGMNQRNGTDVDAANVCKVFTKLGYAAKIYNDQTTDQMMKILSATSIHDHSNSASFVCVLLSHGDEGVIYGTDGPVQLQSLTSLYRGDRCKTLVGKPKLFFIQACRGTDLDPGIESDSADETTKIPVEADFLYAFSTAPG from the exons ATGTCCGCAAGAAGACCAGGCCCTGAAGGGGACACCACAGACGCGAGGCAAGACAATGGAAAACA GCCAGCCGGGTCTTTGTCTGCTCCTTCGCCCACGGACGTTGATGCTAAGCCCCATGCTCACAGCTTCAGATACAGCCTCCGTTACCCCAGCATTGGCCAGTGCATCATTATCAACAACAAGAACTTTGACAGGCGCACAG gtATGAATCAGCGAAACGGCACTGACGTTGATGCAGCCAATGTGTGTAAAGTGTTTACGAAGTTGGGCTATGCAGCGAAGATTTACAATGATCAAACAACCGATCAGATGATGAAGATTTTAAGTGCAA catctaTACACGATCACAGCAACTCCGCCTCGTTCGTCTGCGTTCTGCTGAGTCACGGCGATGAAGGCGTGATCTACGGTACCGACGGCCCGGTGCAGCTCCAGAGCCTTACCTCATTATACCGAGGCGATCGCTGTAAAACTCTGGTGGGAAaacccaaacttttttttatccag GCGTGTAGAGGCACTGATCTTGATCCGGGTATTGAATCTGACAGTGCAGACGAAACCACAAAGATCCCTGTGGAAGCAGACTTCCTCTATGCCTTCTCCACCGCTCCAGGTTAA
- the casp3a gene encoding caspase-3a isoform X1: MSARRPGPEGDTTDARQDNGKQPAGSLSAPSPTDVDAKPHAHSFRYSLRYPSIGQCIIINNKNFDRRTGMNQRNGTDVDAANVCKVFTKLGYAAKIYNDQTTDQMMKILSATSIHDHSNSASFVCVLLSHGDEGVIYGTDGPVQLQSLTSLYRGDRCKTLVGKPKLFFIQACRGTDLDPGIESDSADETTKIPVEADFLYAFSTAPGYYSWRNTMTGSWFIQSLCDMISKYGRELELLHIMTRVNHKVAVEFESVSNSPGFNARKQIPCIVSMLTKEMYFCP; the protein is encoded by the exons ATGTCCGCAAGAAGACCAGGCCCTGAAGGGGACACCACAGACGCGAGGCAAGACAATGGAAAACA GCCAGCCGGGTCTTTGTCTGCTCCTTCGCCCACGGACGTTGATGCTAAGCCCCATGCTCACAGCTTCAGATACAGCCTCCGTTACCCCAGCATTGGCCAGTGCATCATTATCAACAACAAGAACTTTGACAGGCGCACAG gtATGAATCAGCGAAACGGCACTGACGTTGATGCAGCCAATGTGTGTAAAGTGTTTACGAAGTTGGGCTATGCAGCGAAGATTTACAATGATCAAACAACCGATCAGATGATGAAGATTTTAAGTGCAA catctaTACACGATCACAGCAACTCCGCCTCGTTCGTCTGCGTTCTGCTGAGTCACGGCGATGAAGGCGTGATCTACGGTACCGACGGCCCGGTGCAGCTCCAGAGCCTTACCTCATTATACCGAGGCGATCGCTGTAAAACTCTGGTGGGAAaacccaaacttttttttatccag GCGTGTAGAGGCACTGATCTTGATCCGGGTATTGAATCTGACAGTGCAGACGAAACCACAAAGATCCCTGTGGAAGCAGACTTCCTCTATGCCTTCTCCACCGCTCCAG GCTATTACTCCTGGAGGAACACAATGACTGGTTCTTGGTTTATCCAGTCACTGTGTGACATGATCAGCAAATACGGAAGGGAACTGGAGCTTCTGCACATCATGACACGAGTAAACCACAAGGTGGCAGTAGAGTTTGAGTCTGTGTCCAATTCACCAGGGTTTAATGCCAGGAAGCAGATCCCATGCATTGTGTCGATGCTGACCAAAGAGATGTATTTCTGCCCTTGA
- the stox2a gene encoding storkhead-box protein 2 isoform X1, which yields MEKFSHITPLSLALVLSRVCGEDEKGSPSSSPPPPDAVEVWEKVEHHTGYEVFASFKAVNMQHFWNKALTEALSEVFFLGWIDERVLLLQSQEAHLQQLRNAWTRRTLQPPQGFHIRCIGDVSPISMSPISQSQFIPLGEILCLAISAMNSAHKPVNQEALMEHLTASFPGVPTPSPEVLRHTLNMLVRERKIYPTPEGYFIVTPQTYFITPSLIRTNNKWYHLEDRLPERQQQQPQNCTSPQSGNVTPSTPGCMRDRPSRKNHNDSYNPYRDDQSRLHGSALQSKSPKEHKGDSYQSKPPKDQNGGETLPSTSTREHRGEPPSYPHPPAPTSPPIQSPPSQDQVDKSKGITSFPYKADTLTKKKEASSGGSGEKQTKRFGLKLFRLSFKKDKMRQLATFSAQFPPEEWPLRDEDVPTTPIPREVEMEIIRRINPDLTVENVARHTAVMKRLEEERTQKNKAGSSAQHSARSRRGRGHRRAPHGKSRSHSKPRTSRGDPSDGSNWDLVFMERDYRFFSHSLVRSPREAMYTLERRRSGGATYLVHSNPNITESYCPVTPEWDVSGELAKRRTEMPFPEPSRGTCQSRVQRSHSHNQDRKSRHERSDQAKERSRSMDNSLKGPSLGAPEDFEPSLEERSHYYTDDGTLRATQKSSHYSRIMFSAAKFHSDFNVPDLGKGSLDESRIRSTMERNKSRDSLPTYNELMGLSPKPSTDEYFQCNTSNETILTAPSPQAKSEYDTLTSSGGLRKGSPADRQTPHLTSPHTMEYKEDMSAAKGQSGSARLTPSQTPEPAQNARLTPHQHNVDPGGGGGSLVIKRKEIFSKDTLFKPPHNALSTGYVDSSYTKSGTLRKASHAKSTEALDNPEPQQPSNSATSSASPAVLQSSLEPTVPSASFDYYNVSDDEEEEEAEEDSHKELATAEDSKDHGEGGGNVGGSSGGGGEGTMQWLLEREKEHDLQRKLETNLTLLSPKETENSSSQKSAHSARLDSMDSSSVTVDSGFNSPRTRESLASNTSSIVESNRRQNPALSPGHIGTSSIGLPFSFRAIPEPPTTQPEKLQKSSNCLASITSV from the exons ATGGAAAAGTTTTCCCACATAACTCCGCTCTCTCTGGCTCTCGTGCTTTCGCGGGTTTGCGGGGAAGATGAGAAGGgttcaccatcatcatcaccaccgcCGCCAGATGCAGTGGAGGTGTGGGAAAAGGTAGAGCATCACACCGGCTACGAGGTCTTTGCCAGCTTTAAAGCCGTCAACATGCAGCACTTCTGGAACAAGGCGCTGACCGAGGCTCTGTCGGAGGTCTTCTTCCTGGGCTGGATAGACGAGCGcgtgctgctcctccagagccAGGAGGCGCATCTTCAGCAGCTCAGGAATGCCTGGACCAGGAGGACCCTGCAGCCACCGCAAGGCTTTCATATCAGATGCATAG GTGATGTGTCTCCGATCAGTATGTCACCTATCAGTCAGTCACAATTCATACCACTGGGGGAGATCTTGTGCTTGGCCATCTCTGCTATGAACTCTGCCCACAAGCCTGTCAACCAGGAGGCACTGATGGAGCACCTCACTGCCAGTTTTCCAG GTGTGCCTACACCCAGCCCAGAGGTCCTGCGACACACTCTGAACATGCTGGTGCGAGAGAGGAAGATATATCCAACTCCAGAGGGCTACTTCATCGTCACTCCCCAGACGTACTTTATCACTCCTTCCCTTATCAGAACAAACAACAAGTGGTATCACCTGGAGGATCGGCTGCCAGAGCGTCAGCAGCAACAGCCACAGAACTGTACCTCACCTCAGTCTGGGAATGTCACACCATCCACACCAGGCTGCATGAGAGATAGGCCTTCTCGCAAGAACCACAATGACTCATACAATCCCTATCGTGACGACCAGTCAAGACTGCATGGCTCTGCACTCCAAAGTAAGTCACCAAAGGAGCACAAGGGAGATTCCTATCAAAGCAAGCCACCCAAGGATCAAAATGGTGGGGAGACCCTTCCAAGCACGTCGACCAGGGAACACCGAGGAGAGCCGCCATCATACCCCCATCCTCCGGCTCCCACTTCTCCTCCTATACAGTCTCCGCCTTCTCAAGATCAAGTTGATAAGAGCAAAGGCATTACTTCTTTCCCTTATAAAGCTGACACTCTGACCAAAAAGAAAGAGGCAAGTAGTGGTGGAAGTGGTGAGAAGCAAACCAAAAGGTTTGGTCTCAAACTTTTTAGACTAAGTTTCAAGAAGGATAAAATGCGACAGCTGGCTACCTTCTCAGCCCAGTTCCCCCCTGAGGAATGGCCCCTACGTGACGAGGATGTACCAACAACACCCATTCCACGGGAGGTGGAGATGGAGATAATTCGGAGGATTAACCCTGATTTAACAGTGGAGAATGTTGCGAGGCACACTGCTGTAATGAAGAGGCTGGAGGAAGAGCGTACACAGAAGAACAAGGCAGGGTCTTCTGCCCAGCACAGTGCACGCAGCCGGAGGGGCAGGGGCCACCGGAGGGCACCACATGGTAAGTCTCGTTCTCACAGCAAACCACGGACATCCAGGGGAGACCCATCTGATGGTTCAAACTGGGATCTTGTGTTCATGGAAAGGGATTATCGTTTCTTTAGCCACTCGTTGGTTCGCTCGCCTCGGGAAGCTATGTACACTCTGGAACGCAGGCGAAGTGGAGGTGCAACGTACCTGGTTCACAGTAACCCCAATATTACTGAATCGTACTGCCCAGTTACACCTGAGTGGGACGTGTCTGGGGAACTGGCCAAGAGACGGACTGAGATGCCCTTTCCTGAGCCTTCACGTGGAACGTGTCAGTCCAGAGTGCAAAGAAGTCACAGCCACAATCAGGACAGGAAGTCTCGACACGAGAGGTCAGATCAAGCAAAGGAACGATCTCGGTCAATGGACAACTCTCTCAAGGGCCCATCACTGGGAGCCCCAGAAGACTTTGAACCCAGTCTGGAGGAGCGTAGTCATTACTACACTGATGATGGCACTCTTCGAGCCACACAGAAGTCCTCCCACTACTCAAGGATCATGTTCTCTGCTGCTAAGTTCCACTCCGACTTTAATGTGCCTGATTTGGGGAAAGGGAGTCTGGATGAGTCAAGGATCCGGAGTACAATGGAAAGGAACAAAAGCAGAGACAGTTTGCCGACGTACAATGAGCTAATGGGACTTTCTCCTAAGCCCTCTACGGATGAGTACTTCCAGTGCAATACATCAAATGAAACAATCCTTACTGCCCCTTCGCCTCAGGCAAAATCAGAATATGACACATTAACCTCATCAGGGGGACTCCGAAAGGGCTCTCCAGCTGACCGGCAAACTCCTCACCTTACCTCTCCTCATACAATGGAGTACAAAGAGGACATGTCGGCAGCAAAGGGACAGAGCGGTTCAGCGCGACTGACGCCAAGCCAGACGCCAGAACCAGCACAAAATGCCCGCTTGACACCACACCAACACAATGTAGATCCTGGAGGGGGAGGAGGCAGTTTGGTGATAAAGAGGAAAGAGATCTTCAGCAAGGACACTTTGTTCAAACCTCCACATAATGCCTTGTCCACTGGCTATGTGGACAGCAGCTACACCAAGTCTGGCACATTGCGGAAAGCCTCACATGCCAAATCAACAGAGGCCCTAGACAATCCTGAGCCCCAGCAGCCTTCCAATTCAGCCACTTCCTCAGCGTCACCTGCAGTTTTACAGAGCAGCTTAGAGCCAACAGTCCCTTCTGCCTCCTTTGACTATTATAACGTATcagatgatgaggaggaggaagaggcagaggaggacTCGCACAAAGAGTTGGCCACAGCAGAGGACAGCAAAGACCATGGGGAAGGAGGCGGAAATGTTGGAGGCAGCAGTGGTGGTGGCGGAGAAGGAACCATGCAGTGGCTCCTTGAACGGGAGAAGGAGCACGATTTGCAGCGGAAACTGGAGACCAATCTGACCCTGCTCAGCCCCAAGGAGAcggagaacagcagcagccagaAGTCGGCCCACTCTGCCCGCTTGGACAGCATGGACAGCAGCAGTGTCACAGTGGACAGTGGCTTTAACTCTCCTAG
- the stox2a gene encoding storkhead-box protein 2 isoform X2: MKKNRSGNLRRAWPSSELPERPLDHNLSRSEKDIRVQKQHLPPPPPHFSPSPPSYRAPGDVSPISMSPISQSQFIPLGEILCLAISAMNSAHKPVNQEALMEHLTASFPGVPTPSPEVLRHTLNMLVRERKIYPTPEGYFIVTPQTYFITPSLIRTNNKWYHLEDRLPERQQQQPQNCTSPQSGNVTPSTPGCMRDRPSRKNHNDSYNPYRDDQSRLHGSALQSKSPKEHKGDSYQSKPPKDQNGGETLPSTSTREHRGEPPSYPHPPAPTSPPIQSPPSQDQVDKSKGITSFPYKADTLTKKKEASSGGSGEKQTKRFGLKLFRLSFKKDKMRQLATFSAQFPPEEWPLRDEDVPTTPIPREVEMEIIRRINPDLTVENVARHTAVMKRLEEERTQKNKAGSSAQHSARSRRGRGHRRAPHGKSRSHSKPRTSRGDPSDGSNWDLVFMERDYRFFSHSLVRSPREAMYTLERRRSGGATYLVHSNPNITESYCPVTPEWDVSGELAKRRTEMPFPEPSRGTCQSRVQRSHSHNQDRKSRHERSDQAKERSRSMDNSLKGPSLGAPEDFEPSLEERSHYYTDDGTLRATQKSSHYSRIMFSAAKFHSDFNVPDLGKGSLDESRIRSTMERNKSRDSLPTYNELMGLSPKPSTDEYFQCNTSNETILTAPSPQAKSEYDTLTSSGGLRKGSPADRQTPHLTSPHTMEYKEDMSAAKGQSGSARLTPSQTPEPAQNARLTPHQHNVDPGGGGGSLVIKRKEIFSKDTLFKPPHNALSTGYVDSSYTKSGTLRKASHAKSTEALDNPEPQQPSNSATSSASPAVLQSSLEPTVPSASFDYYNVSDDEEEEEAEEDSHKELATAEDSKDHGEGGGNVGGSSGGGGEGTMQWLLEREKEHDLQRKLETNLTLLSPKETENSSSQKSAHSARLDSMDSSSVTVDSGFNSPRTRESLASNTSSIVESNRRQNPALSPGHIGTSSIGLPFSFRAIPEPPTTQPEKLQKSSNCLASITSV; the protein is encoded by the exons ATGAAGAAGAACCGCAGCGGCAATCTGCGGCGGGCCTGGCCCAGCTCGGAGCTTCCCGAACGCCCGCTGGATCACAATCTCTCTCGTAGCGAGAAGGACATCCGTGTGCAGAAGCagcatcttcctcctcctcctccgcatTTCTCTCCATCCCCGCCAAGTTATCGTGCGCCAG GTGATGTGTCTCCGATCAGTATGTCACCTATCAGTCAGTCACAATTCATACCACTGGGGGAGATCTTGTGCTTGGCCATCTCTGCTATGAACTCTGCCCACAAGCCTGTCAACCAGGAGGCACTGATGGAGCACCTCACTGCCAGTTTTCCAG GTGTGCCTACACCCAGCCCAGAGGTCCTGCGACACACTCTGAACATGCTGGTGCGAGAGAGGAAGATATATCCAACTCCAGAGGGCTACTTCATCGTCACTCCCCAGACGTACTTTATCACTCCTTCCCTTATCAGAACAAACAACAAGTGGTATCACCTGGAGGATCGGCTGCCAGAGCGTCAGCAGCAACAGCCACAGAACTGTACCTCACCTCAGTCTGGGAATGTCACACCATCCACACCAGGCTGCATGAGAGATAGGCCTTCTCGCAAGAACCACAATGACTCATACAATCCCTATCGTGACGACCAGTCAAGACTGCATGGCTCTGCACTCCAAAGTAAGTCACCAAAGGAGCACAAGGGAGATTCCTATCAAAGCAAGCCACCCAAGGATCAAAATGGTGGGGAGACCCTTCCAAGCACGTCGACCAGGGAACACCGAGGAGAGCCGCCATCATACCCCCATCCTCCGGCTCCCACTTCTCCTCCTATACAGTCTCCGCCTTCTCAAGATCAAGTTGATAAGAGCAAAGGCATTACTTCTTTCCCTTATAAAGCTGACACTCTGACCAAAAAGAAAGAGGCAAGTAGTGGTGGAAGTGGTGAGAAGCAAACCAAAAGGTTTGGTCTCAAACTTTTTAGACTAAGTTTCAAGAAGGATAAAATGCGACAGCTGGCTACCTTCTCAGCCCAGTTCCCCCCTGAGGAATGGCCCCTACGTGACGAGGATGTACCAACAACACCCATTCCACGGGAGGTGGAGATGGAGATAATTCGGAGGATTAACCCTGATTTAACAGTGGAGAATGTTGCGAGGCACACTGCTGTAATGAAGAGGCTGGAGGAAGAGCGTACACAGAAGAACAAGGCAGGGTCTTCTGCCCAGCACAGTGCACGCAGCCGGAGGGGCAGGGGCCACCGGAGGGCACCACATGGTAAGTCTCGTTCTCACAGCAAACCACGGACATCCAGGGGAGACCCATCTGATGGTTCAAACTGGGATCTTGTGTTCATGGAAAGGGATTATCGTTTCTTTAGCCACTCGTTGGTTCGCTCGCCTCGGGAAGCTATGTACACTCTGGAACGCAGGCGAAGTGGAGGTGCAACGTACCTGGTTCACAGTAACCCCAATATTACTGAATCGTACTGCCCAGTTACACCTGAGTGGGACGTGTCTGGGGAACTGGCCAAGAGACGGACTGAGATGCCCTTTCCTGAGCCTTCACGTGGAACGTGTCAGTCCAGAGTGCAAAGAAGTCACAGCCACAATCAGGACAGGAAGTCTCGACACGAGAGGTCAGATCAAGCAAAGGAACGATCTCGGTCAATGGACAACTCTCTCAAGGGCCCATCACTGGGAGCCCCAGAAGACTTTGAACCCAGTCTGGAGGAGCGTAGTCATTACTACACTGATGATGGCACTCTTCGAGCCACACAGAAGTCCTCCCACTACTCAAGGATCATGTTCTCTGCTGCTAAGTTCCACTCCGACTTTAATGTGCCTGATTTGGGGAAAGGGAGTCTGGATGAGTCAAGGATCCGGAGTACAATGGAAAGGAACAAAAGCAGAGACAGTTTGCCGACGTACAATGAGCTAATGGGACTTTCTCCTAAGCCCTCTACGGATGAGTACTTCCAGTGCAATACATCAAATGAAACAATCCTTACTGCCCCTTCGCCTCAGGCAAAATCAGAATATGACACATTAACCTCATCAGGGGGACTCCGAAAGGGCTCTCCAGCTGACCGGCAAACTCCTCACCTTACCTCTCCTCATACAATGGAGTACAAAGAGGACATGTCGGCAGCAAAGGGACAGAGCGGTTCAGCGCGACTGACGCCAAGCCAGACGCCAGAACCAGCACAAAATGCCCGCTTGACACCACACCAACACAATGTAGATCCTGGAGGGGGAGGAGGCAGTTTGGTGATAAAGAGGAAAGAGATCTTCAGCAAGGACACTTTGTTCAAACCTCCACATAATGCCTTGTCCACTGGCTATGTGGACAGCAGCTACACCAAGTCTGGCACATTGCGGAAAGCCTCACATGCCAAATCAACAGAGGCCCTAGACAATCCTGAGCCCCAGCAGCCTTCCAATTCAGCCACTTCCTCAGCGTCACCTGCAGTTTTACAGAGCAGCTTAGAGCCAACAGTCCCTTCTGCCTCCTTTGACTATTATAACGTATcagatgatgaggaggaggaagaggcagaggaggacTCGCACAAAGAGTTGGCCACAGCAGAGGACAGCAAAGACCATGGGGAAGGAGGCGGAAATGTTGGAGGCAGCAGTGGTGGTGGCGGAGAAGGAACCATGCAGTGGCTCCTTGAACGGGAGAAGGAGCACGATTTGCAGCGGAAACTGGAGACCAATCTGACCCTGCTCAGCCCCAAGGAGAcggagaacagcagcagccagaAGTCGGCCCACTCTGCCCGCTTGGACAGCATGGACAGCAGCAGTGTCACAGTGGACAGTGGCTTTAACTCTCCTAG